A stretch of DNA from Synechococcus sp. PROS-9-1:
TTGGCGACCTCTGGTTCCACCACCACCAGAACTGGCAGAGGGCAACTTGTAACCCTTCGCTTCCACCAAAGCTTTGTAAAAGCCCTTAAGCAGAACGCGACCACTGGGACCGACATACCCGCATCCCCGCGCAATTTCGTGTTCAGAGCGATTGCTGAGTGACCGGGCCCTGTTCAGCAATTCCTGGCCAGTGAGCATCTAACTCAAGAAATTTATTTGATTCTGGCCATAACTCTCACATGAAGCAACAAAGGGATCTAAAGAACATTGGAGGCTTTAGAGACCAAGCTCGCTCAGATGAGATACAGAATCACAAATAAGACAACCCAAATGCCGTCAACGAAGTGCCAATAGAGCTCTGCCGCTTCGAGGGGAAAGTGATTGTCTGCTGTAACGCGCCCCTCAGGGGTGCGACATTGCCACCACACAATCAGAATCATTAGGGCACCCAGGGTCACATGCAGACCGTGGAAGCCAGTGAGAGCGTAGAAAGTGCTGGCATAAAGATTGTCAGTCAACCCAAATGGCAAGGTGAAATACTCCACCATCTGACTCACCAAAAAGGCCAAACCGAGAATGGCTGTCAGGAGTAACCAGCGCCTGCAGCGTTGCATGTCACTTCGGCGCAGATTGACACCAGCGCGATGAAAGGTGGCACTACTGACAAGCAAGAGAATGGTGTTCAGCGTTGGAAGCGGAAGCTCCAGCTCATACACAGCACCAGGCAGGAGAGGATTAACAGCCTTAAACGTGAGATAAGCAGCGAAAAACCCTGCGAAGGTCATCGCGTCAGCCACCAAGAAGGTGGCTAAGCCAAACATGCGGTGGTCGGGGTGGCTTTCTTCGTGATGCTCCTGAATTTCAACCGCTTGGTCTTGAGGGGATAGGGAAGTCATCGGCCGTTGCTCCATAAATCACTGCCACTGGCATCTTTCAAGTCGATCTTGTCTGCAGGGATTCCATACCCATAGGGGTGAGTGACCAAAGGAGGTTCACCTTTCCAGTTCTCTACAGGAGGTGGAGAGGTGGTCAACCATTCAGGGGTCAAGGCACGCCAAGGATTGTCTCCAGCAATCTCACCAGAGCGTGCACTCGCGAACACGTTCCAAAGGAAGGGCAAGGTGCTGAGGGCCATCAACAGGGCGCCAACACTGCTGATCTGATTCACAAACGCAAATTGCGGATCGTATTCAGCAACACGCCTGGGCATGCCATTGAGGCCAAGCCAATGCTGGGGGGCAAAGCAAAGGTTGAATCCAATGAACGTCAACAAGAAATGAAAACGTCCGATATTTTCATCCAGCATCCTGCCAGTCACTTTTGGGAACCAGTGATAAACAGACGCGAAGATCACAAAAACCGATCCTCCATAAACAATGTAATGGAAGTGAGCAACGACGAAGTAGGTGTCGTGCACATGAACATCGAAAGGAACTTGAGCAAGGGCTACGCCAGTAATACCGCCTAAAACAAAGTTGACGATAAAACCGCAAGAGAAGAGGATTGCACTATTGAGGCTGATTTTCCCTCCCCACAAAGTGGCTATCCAATTAAAGAATTTGATACCAGTCGGAACAGCAATAAAGGCCGTTGCAATTGTGAAAAACAGACGCATCCATGGAGGAGTACCACTGGTAAACATGTGATGAGCCCAAACAACAAGCCCAAGAACAACGATCGCCATGATCGAATACACCATCGTGGTATATCCAAAAAGTGGTTTCCGACAATGAATTGGAAGGATTTCACTCACCAAGCCAAATGCTGGCAGCACCATGATATAGACCGCTGGATGAGAGTAAAACCAGAAGAGGTGCTGATAGACAACAACATTTCCACCCATTCCCGGATTAAAGAATCCCGTATGCGCAACGATATCGAAGCTTAGAAGGATCAAAGTACCAGCAAGAACAGGTGTCGAAAGAACAACAAGAATACTCGTTCCAAGCATCGCCCAGCAATACATCGGCAATTGCATCAGCTTCAAGCCAGGACGACGCAATTTCAGAATCGTGGCAATGAAGTTAATGCCGCCAAAAATTGAACTTCCCCCAAGCAATAAAACGCTCAGGATCCAAATAATCTGACCACTCGCAGGAGTTGTAAGACTGAGAGGTGGATATGCTGTCCAACCAGACTGCGCTGCACCAGTAATAAAGTAACTGGTGATCAGGAGTAAACCAGCAGGGGGAATCAACCAAAAAGCAACAGCATTCAGCCTTGGGAAGGCCATGTCCCTGGCCCCAACATAAAACGGAATCAGATAATTACCAAAGGCACCATTCACGACAGGAACGATCCAGAGAAAGATCATCACAGTGCCGTGCAAGGTAAGCACCTGGTTGTAAACCTCCCGTGGCATAAAATCTGACACTGGACTGGTCAGCTCTGTACGGATAGCGCCAGCAAGGGCACCACCAATCAGGTAGAAAGCAAAGCCACAAACAAGATATTGAAGTCCGATCACTTTGTGATCGACGCTAAAACTGAGATAGCGAAGCCACCCAGTTGGTTGCAACGAGGGGGGTTTGCTTTGCTGCGGAAGAGTGAGTGTCATGCCTCAGATACAGGGAGCTTGCGATTGGCCTGGAACCAGGCGTCGTAGTCGTCGGCCGACTCAACCACCACTGTGGAGCGCATACCACCGTGATATGGGCCGCAAAGTTCAGCGCAAACCACTGGATAACGGCCTGGACGAGTGGGAGTGAAATTAAGCAATGTTGGCTGGCCTGGAATGATGTCTTGCTTGAGCCTGAATTCTGGAACCCAGAACGCATGGATCACATCTTTGGCCTCCATTTTCAATGAAATAGGGCGTCCTGATGGAACATGCAGTTCTCCAGAAATAATGTCTCCATCGGGATAATGGAATAGGAAGGCAAATTGCATCGCCGTGACCTCAACCGGAAGAGGAGATATCGCCATATCTGAACTGGCTTGCATCGCCCCTGCAGTACCAATTCCTCCCCAAACCCTCTCTTCACTGGCTTGAGAATCACCGTGCCCCCCATGACTAAGGGGAACCATTCCCCCCATTCGTTCGTAGATGTCGTAGCTGAATAAGCCTACAAACAGCACAACAATGGCTGGGACAGCAGTCCAAAAGATCTCCAGAGGCAAATTGCCTTCTAGTGCAATCCCGTCACCAATCTGTCCGGGTTTGCGGCGGAAACGAACGAGGCTGAACACGACCACCCCAACGATTCCTACAAACAGAATCGTTCCGATGCTGAACAGAACACGAAACAGCTCGTCGTAGATGGGTGCATTGACGCTGGCATCAACAGGAAGGAGGTTGACGTTTTGGCCAATCCACAATCCACCCAGCACAAGGATCATTCCCAGCACAAGAGTGAGAATTGCCGAGGGGATAGGCACGAAACTCCTGGTACATGTCTCTTCAGACTATGGAGATCACAGCCCTTCTTGATGCTGTGATTGTTAAAGCAGCCTGTAGTTCCTGCTAACAAAGCTGTTTTAGGGCGCTGTTGTCAGCAAAGGGAGATGTTGGCGCTCTTAAAAATGTCGGAGACCTGTAATTAGCGTGCCGTTCGAGATCAAATCGCTAGTTTACAAAAATAAACCATGCGATTAGGAGTAACAGTCGTTGAATTCATCGGCAACAGTTCCGGTTCGTTTGCGTCTGGCGCAGCTCGCTGCTCACCTGGTCGTGGCTCTAATTGCACTCGTGGTAATTGGAGGCGCAACCCGGGTCATGGAGGCAGGGCTGGCCTGTCCTGATTGGCCTCTTTGCTACGGAAGCCTGCTGCCTGGTCGCCAGATGAACCTCAAGGTGTTTTTGGAATGGTTCCACCGCCTGGATGCCTTCGTTGTGGGCATCGCCCTGCTGGTCCAACTCGGTGCCGCCTGGTTCTGGAGGAAGGAACTGCCCCGTTGGTTGCTGCCGCTGTCGTCCCTTTTGGTTCTGTTGGTGATTCTTCAGGGCGGCCTCGGTGCTTTGACCGTGCTTCAACTGCTCCCCTCCGCAGTGGTCACAGCCCATCTTGTGCTGGCTCTGACCCTGGTCATTGTGATGAGCGGACTCACACAAAGGCTGCTCACTGCAGGTGCCAAAGGATCTGCAGCCCCTCGCTGGTGGCCCTTGCTTGGAGGAATCAGCCTTGCAGCCGTTTCAGCACAATGCCTTCTTGGAGGGCGGATGGCGACCTCATGGGCAGCCCAACGCTGTTTACAAGAGGGTCAGTCCTGCCAATGGCTCCATTGGCATCGCAGTGCAGCAACTCCAGCAGCCGTCTGTGTCTTGCTGTTCGTTGCAACAGCTCTGATCGCCGGCGGCTGGGCTCGTCAGCAATGGCCCCTCCTCATCACAGCCACTCTCCTGGTCTCAACGCAGATCGCTTTGGGTGTTTTCACCTTGCGGCTTGGTCTAAGTCAGCCCGCTGTGACGGTGTGTCATCAACTCGTTGCCTGTCTTCTCGTGGCCGTCCTCGCTGCTCTCACCTGGAGACGTCCGTCAACACCCGACTCCCCTCTCACCATCGCTCGCGATTCTTCAACCCTGGAGCCCTGTCATGGCTAGTTCAGCTTCCGTTGCTCCAATGCCACCATCCCTCACGAGGGAGGAGGTCGTGCCATCTCGCAAGAGAATCAAACTTCCCCCTTGGCTTGAGGTCGCCAAACCAAGGTTGATCCCTCTTCTCCTGGCCACCACGTTGGGAGGAATGGCACTCACCGAAGGCTGGCCCCTCTCCTCACCAAGGCTGGCATGCACCCTTGGTGGTGGTGCGTTAGCGGCAGCCGCCGCAGGAGTTCTCAACTGTTTGTGGGAGCAGGAGCTCGATGGACGCATGCTGCGCACGAGTGGTCGAGCCCTTCCATCTGGACGGTTGTCACCATCCGCAGCCTTTATTGGCGCAGTGTCCTGCACTCTTGCTGCTGCTGCTCTTCTCGTCAGCGGGGTGAATTGCCTTGCGGCTGGACTCTCTCTCTTAGGGCTCTGCAGTTACGTCCTGCTTTACACCGCGCTTCTTAAGCCCCGCACCACGCAAAACATTGTGGTTGGCGGTGTTGCTGGCGCCATCCCACCATTGGTCGGAGCCGCTGCAGCAACAGGCCATATCGGCCTAGGTGGATGGTGGCTGTTCGCTCTTGTAATGGTCTGGACTCCAGCCCATTTCTGGGCACTAGCCCTGCTGTTGCATGACGACTATCGGGCCGTTGGGATTCCAATGCTCCCTGTTGTTAAAGGACCTTTGGTCACGACTAGGGCGATTCGACGCTATGGATGGGCCACGATCTTGCTGAGCTTTTTGGGCATTTGGGCCCTACCTGAGGGTGGTGCCTTGTATGGGCTGTTAGTCATTCCCTTCAACGGCCGCCTTCTGCAGATGGTGGAGCGTCTGGCTGCTGAGCCCACCAACCGGGTTCGCGCTAAGGGATTGTTTCGTTGGTCGATCCTTTATCTCTTTGGAATCTGTCTCTTGCTTGTCATGAGCCGAATGTCTGGATCCGCTCAGTTTGACCTGCAAGTGAGGGCCGTCTTTGACATCCTCGCGGGCGGATTTCTTCCTGTCGCTTCCTAGATTATTTAACCTCGCTTTTGGACGGTTTCATGTCCCTGATCGTGCTCGATCACCTGGAAAAGTCTTACGGGACGGTTTCAGCGCTCAGGGACTTGAGCTTGCAAGTCCCTGAAGGATGTCTGTATGGCCTGCTGGGGCCGAATGGTGCTGGCAAAACCACAACACTGAGAATTCTTGCCACTCTTCTGGCTCCAGATCTTGGCAATGTCCGCATTGCTGGCCTGGATGCCTTGAAAGACCAACGGGACGTTCGACGCCTTATTGGTTATGTCGCTCAAGAGGTAGCGATTGACAAAATCCTCACCGGGCGTGAGCTCCTTGAACTTCAAGGCGACCTCTATCACTTACGACCAAAGCAGAGGAACCAACGGATCGACGAGCTGAACGAGATTTTGGGCATGAATGCCTGGATCGACCGTCGATGCGGTACTTATTCCGGAGGCATGCGTCGTCGACTTGATCTAGCGGCTGGTCTCTTACATCGCCCCCAACTGCTCATCCTCGACGAACCCACGGTCGGACTTGACATCGAAAGTCGGGCCGTGATCTGGAACGTGCTCCGTGACTTAAGAGACCAGGGCACAACGGTCTTGCTCAGCACCCATTATCTCGAGGAAGTGGAAGCACTCGCAGATCGAATGGCCATCATTGATGCCGGGACGGTGATTGCTGAGGGCACACCAAACGAACTCAAGAAACGTCTTGGAGGGGATCGGGTCACCTTGCGTGTGCGTGAGTTCAGTAATGAGCAGGAAGCAGAGACCATTCGCGACTTGCTTCAACCCCTTGATGGCGTCCAAAACATTGTGATTAATCGCTCGCAAGGCCACTCCCTGAACCTTGTGGTCGATGGAGAGCAGGTCCTTCCTCGGCTTCGCCTTTGCTTGGAAGACGCAGGACTTCCCGTGTTTGCCCTTGCCCAAAGCAGGCCCAGTCTTGACGATGTTTACCTTCAGGCCACAGGTCGCACCCTGATGGATGCTGAGCTTGCCATTGCCGGTCAGCGTGATCCGAAGCAAGAGCGCAAGCAAGCCATGCGGTAACGACCTTCTTTCACCCTCCGATTTCCATCAGTGCGCCCCATGACCACACCCCTTCTTCAGATCGATGCCAGCCAAGTGTCCTCACGAGGAGCTTTGACGGAGCTCATCCAGGAAACGACAGCTCTAACGCGTCGCCTCTTCGTGCAGCTCAAACGGCGTCCCTCCACACTGATTGCCGGAGTTCTGCAGCCACTGATCTGGTTGATTTTATTTGGAGCTCTGTTCTCTAAGGCTCCTGAGGGCCTATTGCCCGGCGGCATGAGCTACGGGCGCTTTCTGGGGGCTGGAGTGATTGTGTTCACAGCGTTCAGCGGTGCACTCAATGCAGGACTTCCGGTCATGTTTGACCGCGAATTTGGCTTTCTCAACCGACTTCTTGTTGCGCCCTTAAGAAGTCGAAGTTCCATTGTCTTCGCTTCGGTGATTTTCATCACCACGTTGAGCCTTGTGCAGAGTTTGGCGATCATGGTGACAGCGGCATTGCTCGGATATGGATGGCCTGGAGCTGGTGGTCTCCTGCTCGTTCTGTTCACCCTGCTGCTGTTGGTGTTTGCCGTAACGGCCTTAAGTCTGGGCTTGGCCTTTGCCTTGCCGGGTCACATTGAGTTGATTGCGGTGATTTTTGTCGCCAATCTTCCTCTGCTCTTTGCAAGCACCGCATTGGCACCTCTCAGCTTTATGCCTGTGTGGATGGGCTGGCTAGCAGCCCTAAATCCCCTTACCTTCGCGATAGAACCAATTCGAGCGGCCTATGCAGGCCCTCTCGATCTTTCAGTGGTTCTCTTGGACGCACCCTATGGGTCAGTCACAGGACAGACCTGCTTATTGGTCTTGACCGGGCTCACCGTGGGGCTGTTTCTCCTCATCCGACCACTGCTCAACCGCAAACTCTCTTGATTCCGTGTCTGTCTCTTCGTTTCAGCCCCTGAACCCCCGCCAACTAGACCTGCAGCGTCGCTTGCTGGTCGCCAATGAATTAAGAGAAACCCCCCTTATCGAGCAATTAGAAGTGCAGTGGGTGCATCGCTATGGGGTGAGCTCTCTTCCCAAACGAACGGCTGAATCCTCCCCAGACGCTCTCCCCTCTCCCCTGAGTTCAGAGGTGAGTCCAAAGATCCAAGACCTCTCTCTCGTCAGCGATCCAACGGTCGAAACAGAGACACCGGCGTTACACGTGGCACCCCTTCCGAGTCACTCCAATGATGAGGCTGGGGTGATTGAAGAGCTGGCTGATCGTTGTTCAAATCCGCCACTCGCCATCGCACCCCCTCCGATTGCACTCGGGGCTCAGCGCTTTCGTCGCTGGATGGTTGCGTCCTCAGCAGTCCAAGATCTGCAGGCATCCTGAGCACCATGCCCATTCCATCCCGCGCCCAGCTTGAGGGTGGCCTGATCGTGTCCGTTCAGGCTCCGGAAGGATCACCCATGCGGCATCCCGACGTGATTGCGGCCATGGCTGAAGCCAGTCTTCGCAACGGGGCAACTGGTGTGCGCCTGGAGAGCCCAGAGCACATCGGGGCTGTACGCAACCGCTGTCCTAACGCGCTGATCATTGGCCTATGGAAGCGCACCTTTCCAGACAGCTCGGTCTACATCACACCTCGCTGGGAGGACATTCAAGCGGTCTGGGCAGCCGGTGCTGACGTCATCGCCCTCGATGCCACGGCGCGCCAAAGGCCAGAAAAGGAAGAGCTTGCTGCACTCATTCAAAGGTCGAAAGAAGACCTAGGAGCACCACTCATGGCAGATGTGGACTCCATCGAAAACGGATTAATCGCGGCATCCCTGGGATGCGAATGGGTGGGAACCACCCTCTATGGATACACCGAGCAAACAGCACAACAAAATCCTCCCGGCTACAACTTGATCTCTCCCTTGAGAGATCAACTGCCCGACCGGGTGACATTGATTTGTGAGGGGGGCCTTAAGTCGCCTGATTCAGCTCTCAAGGCCCTTGAACATGGAGCTGATCTTGTTGTCGTTGGCACGGCGATTACTGGCGTCGACCTCCAAGTGGCCGATTACCTCAGGACCTTGAACAGGCAGAGTGATTGAGTCTCGCAAGACTCGGGCATGTTGCTCAAATTTGCTTTTCCTGTCGTCCTCAGCGGAGCCTTCTTCGGTCTGCCAATAGGAGGCTTGCAGATCACAGAACTCCAGGCCCTAAATCGAGAATTGGGGAGACTGTGCAGCCACCCACCCCGTGAAGCCTTATCGGTGTGTCGAATCCACTCTCGACTGGTGGGATCCCTTTAAGGGGATCCCAATCGCGGAATTACATCATTCCCATGCCGCCCATGCCGCCCATGGGATCCATACCACCCATACCGCCCATGGGGTCACCACCGCCACCTGCAGGAGCAGGGGGCTCAGGCTTATCTGCCACCACAACTTCAGTGGTTACCACCAGAGATGCAATCGAGACCGCATCCTGAAGCGCAAGACGAACCACCTTGGATGCATCCAGAATTCCTGCATTCATGAGGTCTTCATAGGTTCCGGTGAGAGCGTTGAATCCCTGTCCGCTATTGCGGACGCGATCCACTACCACGTCACCGTTAGAGCCTGCATTTTCAGCGATCTGACGCAGGGGAGCGCTCAGGGCACGCTGAACGATTTCGACACCTGTCTTTTGATCACCTTCCAACCCAGAGGACAGAGCATCGAGTTCTGACGCGATGTGCAGAAGGGTGGATCCGCCTCCAGCAACAATGCCTTCCTCCACAGCTGCACGGGTGGCATTGAGAGCATCCTCAATGCGTAGTTTGCGGTTTTTGAGCTCCGTCTCTGTTGGGGCGCCAACCTTGATGACGGCCACTCCTCCAGCGAGCTTGGCGATGCGCTCGTTGAGTTTCTCTTGGTCGTACTCCGAATCCGTATTCTCGAGCTCGCGTCTAATCGAGGCAACGCGGGCGCTGACGGCATCTTTGCTGTCATCGCTGGCCACGATTGTGGTGCTGTCCTTGCTGATCGTGATCCTGCGTGCCCGTCCTAGGTCGTCCATCGTCACCTTGTCGAGGGTCATCGCCCTGTCTTCGCTAATGACTTGACCGCCTGTGAGCACAGCGATGTCAGCGAGAGCCGCTTTGCGACGCTCGCCAAACGACGGAGCACGCACGGCAGCCACCTGCAACACCCCTCGGTTCTTATTCACCACCAGGGTTGCTAGGGCTTCACCATCAACTTCTTCAGCCAAAATGACCAAAGGAGAGCCTGATTTCTGAACCGTTTCCAACACCGGAACCAAATCAGTCACCGAGCTGATCTTGCGATCGGTGAGAAGCAGTAACGCATTCTCGAATTCACAAATCTGGCGGTCACCATCTGTGACGAAGTAGGGGGAGCTGTAGCCGCGATCAAAGGCCATTCCTTCTGTGACTTCAAGCTCAGTGGCTAGAGACTTGGATTCCTCAACGGTGATCACACCGTCAAAGCTCACCCTGTCCATGGCCTCGGCAACCATGCGACCCACCTCCTCATCCCCGCCTGAACTGACCGTGGCAACCTGGCGAATCGCATCGCCGCTCACGGACTGACTGCGCCGATTCAGGCTCGCGACCACAGCAGCCACAGCTTTTTCCATGCCCCGGCGAAGTTCGATCGGGCTAGCACCAGCAGCTGTATTACGAAGCCCCTCCTCCACCATCGCTTGAGCGAGCACGGTGGCCGTTGTGGTGCCATCTCCAGCTTTGTCCTTGGTCTTGGATGCCACCTGCTGGATCAGCTTCGCTCCAATATTTTCGAACGGATCTGCAAGTTCGATTTCTTTGGCGATCGTGTCACCGTCATTAACGATATCGGGCGAGCCGTAGGACTTCTCGAGCACTACATTGCGGCCTCTAGGTCCGATCGTGACCCGAACGGCGTCAGCAAGGGCGTTCATGCCTCGCTCGAGGGACTCACGTGATTCGTTCGAGAAGCTGAGAAGTTTGGCCATAGTGTCAGGAACCCGAGGGTCAATCCCTTCCAGGGTCTATGACCAACCGCTCCTCTCGGAAGTGGGGAAAGCCGAATCCATCGACCAACGGCGCAAAACGTCTGGTTAAGGTTTGATCATGAAGGATTCCGGAGCGCTGTTCTTCGTACTCATGGCTGCAATGGCTGCAACCATGACTTTGGTCTATGTGCCACTTCGCATTTATCTCACGGCGACGGATCGCAGTCGGAGATTGAAGTTGCTGCAGCGCATTCGCCGCTTAAGAGAAGAGCTCGGTCAGCCTCTCCAGAGCTGAAACTCAACTCATCACCATCCCACCATCCACCTGTAGGACTTGTCCCGTGATGTAAGCGGCTGCGGGGTCCGCAGCCAAAAACCTCACGGTTCCAGCCACTTGATCTGGAGTCCCAAACCGTCCCAAAGGAATGGCAGCAAGGATGGCGTCTGCCTCAAGATCTTTCGTCATATCGGTGGCAATGAAACCAGGTGCAACGGCATTCACCGTGATTCCACGGCTTGCCATCTCTTTGGCGCTACTTCGCGTGAGTCCCACAACACCGGCTTTGGCTGCTGCGTAATTGGCTTGTCCAGCGTTGCCCATCAGCCCAACCACCGAGGTGATGTTGATGATGCGACCACTCCTCTGCTTCAACATTGGGCGAGTCACTGCCCTCGTACAGAGGAAGACTCCGGTGAGATTGAGATTGATCACCGCCTGCCAATCCTCGGTTTTCATCCTCATCAACAAGCCATCCCGCGTAATCCCCGCGTTATTCACCAGCACGTCAATGCGTCCACTGCGCTTCAACACCGTTTTGATCAAGTCTTCGACTGAGGCCTCATCGGCTACGTCGGCCTGGAGCGCATAAGCGGAGCCTCCGTTGGCCTGAATCTCGGCAACCACTGCCTCAGCCGCGTCGGGAGAACTGGCGTAATTCACCACGACTTCTGCGCCCTCACCGGCCAAAGCCAAGGCCACTGCACGACCGATGCCACGACTTGCACCGGTGACAAGAGCGATTTGACCGTCAAGAGAAGCGGATGAACTCATGAACGCTTTTTTTTACGATCGTGTGATCGTAGGGATCGTTGGCCCTTTCAGTCATCAAGGCCAGCTAAGTGCCCCGCATGGTTTCAATCGTGTCGATGGCATCACCCAGCAAATTGCGGAATAACTCCAGCTGCTTCTGGCTCCCCATCACCACAAGAAGTTGACCAGGGCCAAGCCGTTCTTCCCCACTGGGATTTCCCTTCAATGAGCTGCCATCACGGATGGCCAGCACCATGGCCCCACTGCGGCGGCCCAGCTGAAGCTCCGACAAGCTCTTGCTGGCCAGGTGACCCACAAGGAATGGATCACGACTTAACCGAAATTCTTCAATTTCAAATTCCGACCCAGACAACAGATCCATAACAGATCCATGAAATCCACCGCCAAAGGCCGAAGCGCTGTGGCTGCCATCACCCTGCCCCCAGCAACGTAGGGACTCACCACAACCGTGGCTCCAGCGAGTTCAAGCTTTGCTGCCGCTTCTTCGCCATCAGCTCGGGCAATGAGCCGGCATCCAGGCTCCAAGCCTCGGGCGCTGAGCGTGACATACAGATTGGCGGCATCGCTAGGCAGAGCCGCCACCAGGCTGCGGCAGCGATGGAGTCCAGCCTCAATGAGGGTCTCATCGAGAGTGGCATCAGCCTGGAGCACAGGCAAACCGCGCTCCTCGGCCGCCTGCCGTCGAGCCGAATCCATCTCGACTACCAGCACAGGAACGGCCTCCAGGAGAAGCTGTTCGGCAATCTCCCGGCCAATGCGGCCATACCCGCAAAGAATCACATGGTTGTTCATACGCCGCAGGTTTCGGCGAAACCTCAACTCCCGCAATTGGCGGAAGTATCCAGATTCTGTCAGGCCAAGAATCTTTTGAATCGAGAGCTGCACCACCACGATGCCCCCTGCCACGATCAAAACCGTCACCAGCCGTCCGGCCTGGGAGAGGGGCTCCACTTCGCCATAACCAATGGTGCTGATCGTGATCAGCACCATCCACAAGCAATCACCCCA
This window harbors:
- a CDS encoding cytochrome c oxidase subunit 3, which translates into the protein MTSLSPQDQAVEIQEHHEESHPDHRMFGLATFLVADAMTFAGFFAAYLTFKAVNPLLPGAVYELELPLPTLNTILLLVSSATFHRAGVNLRRSDMQRCRRWLLLTAILGLAFLVSQMVEYFTLPFGLTDNLYASTFYALTGFHGLHVTLGALMILIVWWQCRTPEGRVTADNHFPLEAAELYWHFVDGIWVVLFVILYLI
- the ctaD gene encoding cytochrome c oxidase subunit I is translated as MTLTLPQQSKPPSLQPTGWLRYLSFSVDHKVIGLQYLVCGFAFYLIGGALAGAIRTELTSPVSDFMPREVYNQVLTLHGTVMIFLWIVPVVNGAFGNYLIPFYVGARDMAFPRLNAVAFWLIPPAGLLLITSYFITGAAQSGWTAYPPLSLTTPASGQIIWILSVLLLGGSSIFGGINFIATILKLRRPGLKLMQLPMYCWAMLGTSILVVLSTPVLAGTLILLSFDIVAHTGFFNPGMGGNVVVYQHLFWFYSHPAVYIMVLPAFGLVSEILPIHCRKPLFGYTTMVYSIMAIVVLGLVVWAHHMFTSGTPPWMRLFFTIATAFIAVPTGIKFFNWIATLWGGKISLNSAILFSCGFIVNFVLGGITGVALAQVPFDVHVHDTYFVVAHFHYIVYGGSVFVIFASVYHWFPKVTGRMLDENIGRFHFLLTFIGFNLCFAPQHWLGLNGMPRRVAEYDPQFAFVNQISSVGALLMALSTLPFLWNVFASARSGEIAGDNPWRALTPEWLTTSPPPVENWKGEPPLVTHPYGYGIPADKIDLKDASGSDLWSNGR
- a CDS encoding cytochrome c oxidase subunit II; translated protein: MPIPSAILTLVLGMILVLGGLWIGQNVNLLPVDASVNAPIYDELFRVLFSIGTILFVGIVGVVVFSLVRFRRKPGQIGDGIALEGNLPLEIFWTAVPAIVVLFVGLFSYDIYERMGGMVPLSHGGHGDSQASEERVWGGIGTAGAMQASSDMAISPLPVEVTAMQFAFLFHYPDGDIISGELHVPSGRPISLKMEAKDVIHAFWVPEFRLKQDIIPGQPTLLNFTPTRPGRYPVVCAELCGPYHGGMRSTVVVESADDYDAWFQANRKLPVSEA
- a CDS encoding heme A synthase — encoded protein: MNSSATVPVRLRLAQLAAHLVVALIALVVIGGATRVMEAGLACPDWPLCYGSLLPGRQMNLKVFLEWFHRLDAFVVGIALLVQLGAAWFWRKELPRWLLPLSSLLVLLVILQGGLGALTVLQLLPSAVVTAHLVLALTLVIVMSGLTQRLLTAGAKGSAAPRWWPLLGGISLAAVSAQCLLGGRMATSWAAQRCLQEGQSCQWLHWHRSAATPAAVCVLLFVATALIAGGWARQQWPLLITATLLVSTQIALGVFTLRLGLSQPAVTVCHQLVACLLVAVLAALTWRRPSTPDSPLTIARDSSTLEPCHG
- a CDS encoding heme o synthase produces the protein MPPSLTREEVVPSRKRIKLPPWLEVAKPRLIPLLLATTLGGMALTEGWPLSSPRLACTLGGGALAAAAAGVLNCLWEQELDGRMLRTSGRALPSGRLSPSAAFIGAVSCTLAAAALLVSGVNCLAAGLSLLGLCSYVLLYTALLKPRTTQNIVVGGVAGAIPPLVGAAAATGHIGLGGWWLFALVMVWTPAHFWALALLLHDDYRAVGIPMLPVVKGPLVTTRAIRRYGWATILLSFLGIWALPEGGALYGLLVIPFNGRLLQMVERLAAEPTNRVRAKGLFRWSILYLFGICLLLVMSRMSGSAQFDLQVRAVFDILAGGFLPVAS
- a CDS encoding ATP-binding cassette domain-containing protein translates to MSLIVLDHLEKSYGTVSALRDLSLQVPEGCLYGLLGPNGAGKTTTLRILATLLAPDLGNVRIAGLDALKDQRDVRRLIGYVAQEVAIDKILTGRELLELQGDLYHLRPKQRNQRIDELNEILGMNAWIDRRCGTYSGGMRRRLDLAAGLLHRPQLLILDEPTVGLDIESRAVIWNVLRDLRDQGTTVLLSTHYLEEVEALADRMAIIDAGTVIAEGTPNELKKRLGGDRVTLRVREFSNEQEAETIRDLLQPLDGVQNIVINRSQGHSLNLVVDGEQVLPRLRLCLEDAGLPVFALAQSRPSLDDVYLQATGRTLMDAELAIAGQRDPKQERKQAMR
- a CDS encoding ABC transporter permease, which translates into the protein MTTPLLQIDASQVSSRGALTELIQETTALTRRLFVQLKRRPSTLIAGVLQPLIWLILFGALFSKAPEGLLPGGMSYGRFLGAGVIVFTAFSGALNAGLPVMFDREFGFLNRLLVAPLRSRSSIVFASVIFITTLSLVQSLAIMVTAALLGYGWPGAGGLLLVLFTLLLLVFAVTALSLGLAFALPGHIELIAVIFVANLPLLFASTALAPLSFMPVWMGWLAALNPLTFAIEPIRAAYAGPLDLSVVLLDAPYGSVTGQTCLLVLTGLTVGLFLLIRPLLNRKLS
- a CDS encoding N-acetylmannosamine-6-phosphate 2-epimerase; translated protein: MPIPSRAQLEGGLIVSVQAPEGSPMRHPDVIAAMAEASLRNGATGVRLESPEHIGAVRNRCPNALIIGLWKRTFPDSSVYITPRWEDIQAVWAAGADVIALDATARQRPEKEELAALIQRSKEDLGAPLMADVDSIENGLIAASLGCEWVGTTLYGYTEQTAQQNPPGYNLISPLRDQLPDRVTLICEGGLKSPDSALKALEHGADLVVVGTAITGVDLQVADYLRTLNRQSD